A genome region from Firmicutes bacterium HGW-Firmicutes-1 includes the following:
- a CDS encoding aminoacyl-tRNA hydrolase, with protein sequence MYFVIGLGNPGSQYDSTRHNIGFEVVERFAYDNGIKINIKKHRALIGQGIVCGEKVMVVKPQTYMNLSGECVNELLSFYKEEIKNIIIIYDDTSLDLGALRIRSKGSAGGHNGIKSIISHLGTNEFNRIKFGVGEKPPGWDLANYVLSRFNKNELPTVIDGVEKASKAVEKIIASDVEAAMNVFN encoded by the coding sequence ATGTATTTTGTAATAGGACTTGGAAATCCGGGATCACAGTATGATTCTACTAGACATAATATTGGCTTTGAGGTTGTAGAACGCTTTGCCTACGATAACGGAATTAAAATCAATATTAAAAAGCATAGAGCATTGATTGGACAAGGGATTGTTTGCGGCGAAAAGGTAATGGTTGTTAAACCACAAACTTATATGAACCTTAGCGGAGAATGTGTTAATGAGCTACTAAGCTTTTATAAAGAAGAAATAAAGAACATCATCATAATTTATGATGATACAAGCCTTGATCTTGGAGCCTTAAGAATTCGTAGCAAAGGTAGCGCGGGTGGCCACAATGGAATCAAGAGCATTATTAGTCATTTGGGCACAAATGAATTCAATAGAATAAAATTTGGCGTTGGAGAAAAGCCGCCAGGATGGGATTTGGCAAACTATGTGTTGTCGAGATTTAATAAGAATGAACTGCCAACAGTAATTGATGGTGTTGAAAAAGCATCAAAGGCTGTAGAAAAGATTATTGCAAGTGATGTTGAGGCTGCTATGAATGTTTTCAATTAA